In one Legionella clemsonensis genomic region, the following are encoded:
- a CDS encoding Tim44 domain-containing protein, with translation MRTLILSLLIGLLSFGLIVNEAAAKRFGGGRSFGVQRSHHSLFASKPKPTSFNQQTSRSRWGGMLGGLLAGGLLASLFMGNGLGSGLLSWLIVGALLLFIVNFLRRRMQPGFQSANTSKQAFNWQTNAQANTMHYQASGHYQRNSAGFNEEEFLREAKVKFIRLQTAYDQKNLQDLQAFTAPEVFAEIKMQLDERGDEPNKTEVVALNAQLLDISEQSDSTIASVRFTGSIKENNDPASALDEIWHFRKFHGTNIWVVGGLQQEVPQPL, from the coding sequence GTGCGTACATTAATCTTATCGTTACTTATTGGCCTACTTTCTTTTGGCTTAATTGTTAATGAAGCTGCTGCAAAGCGTTTTGGAGGTGGTAGAAGTTTTGGCGTGCAACGTTCCCATCATAGCCTTTTTGCTTCCAAGCCCAAACCCACGTCATTCAATCAACAAACCAGTAGAAGCAGATGGGGTGGTATGTTGGGCGGTCTTTTGGCAGGTGGTCTTTTAGCCAGTCTCTTTATGGGAAATGGATTAGGAAGCGGGTTGTTGTCTTGGTTAATTGTTGGCGCTTTATTGTTGTTTATTGTTAACTTCCTCCGTCGTCGTATGCAGCCAGGATTTCAATCAGCGAATACCTCAAAGCAAGCGTTTAACTGGCAAACCAATGCTCAAGCCAATACCATGCATTATCAAGCCTCAGGACATTATCAAAGAAATTCTGCAGGCTTTAACGAAGAAGAATTTTTACGTGAGGCGAAAGTAAAATTTATTCGCTTGCAAACTGCTTATGATCAAAAGAACTTACAGGATTTGCAAGCGTTTACAGCGCCAGAAGTATTTGCCGAAATCAAGATGCAATTGGATGAGCGAGGTGATGAGCCTAACAAAACAGAAGTTGTTGCTCTCAATGCCCAGTTACTTGATATTTCTGAGCAGAGTGATTCAACGATTGCCAGTGTGCGGTTTACTGGTTCTATTAAAGAAAACAACGATCCTGCAAGCGCCTTGGATGAAATTTGGCATTTTCGTAAGTTTCATGGCACAAATATCTGGGTTGTTGGGGGACTCCAGCAAGAAGTGCCTCAACCCTTATAA
- the rpoS gene encoding RNA polymerase sigma factor RpoS has translation MQPDDESIKADQIPEEDWEASPNDETLLNEDDLAQVEGDDDLTPDFSDEEAFPSFQRGRQAAKLMDATQIYLSEIGFSPLLSAEEEVYYAKRALKGDAASRKKMIESNLRLVVKIARRYLNRGLPLLDLIEEGNLGLMKSVEKFDPDRGFRFSTYATWWIRQTIERAIMNQTRTIRLPIHVVKELNVYLRAARQLTQKLDHEPSAEEIAEMVDKPIEDVEKLLGLNDKVASVDTPIGYDENKSLLDTIADENSMNPAELLTDENLRTHIESLLDKLTENQQQVIARRFGLRGFEKATLEDVGKEINLTRERVRQIQVEALKTLRGLLERVGLTQEDLF, from the coding sequence ATGCAACCAGATGATGAATCAATAAAAGCTGATCAGATTCCAGAGGAAGATTGGGAGGCGTCTCCGAATGATGAGACCCTATTAAATGAAGATGATCTTGCTCAAGTAGAGGGCGATGATGATCTTACACCCGATTTTAGCGACGAGGAAGCATTCCCAAGTTTTCAGCGTGGTAGACAAGCAGCAAAATTAATGGACGCTACTCAAATTTATTTAAGCGAAATCGGGTTTTCACCCTTATTGTCAGCAGAAGAAGAAGTCTATTATGCCAAACGAGCGCTTAAAGGTGATGCGGCTTCACGTAAAAAAATGATTGAATCGAATTTACGCTTGGTAGTGAAAATTGCCCGTCGCTACCTCAATCGTGGCTTGCCCTTATTGGATCTTATTGAAGAGGGTAATCTGGGATTAATGAAATCTGTTGAAAAATTTGATCCTGACAGAGGTTTTCGCTTCTCTACTTATGCCACATGGTGGATTAGGCAAACGATTGAGCGTGCCATTATGAATCAAACAAGAACTATCCGTTTACCTATCCATGTGGTTAAAGAACTTAATGTTTATCTAAGGGCTGCGCGCCAGCTTACCCAAAAACTTGACCATGAACCCTCAGCTGAAGAAATTGCTGAGATGGTGGATAAACCGATTGAAGATGTTGAAAAACTATTGGGATTAAATGACAAAGTGGCTTCTGTAGATACCCCGATAGGTTATGATGAAAACAAATCCTTGTTGGATACTATTGCTGATGAAAACAGCATGAATCCGGCAGAATTACTGACTGATGAAAATTTGCGTACTCATATTGAGTCGCTACTGGATAAACTGACTGAAAACCAACAACAAGTGATAGCACGACGCTTTGGCCTGCGAGGATTTGAAAAAGCTACTCTTGAAGATGTCGGTAAAGAAATCAATCTGACACGTGAGAGAGTAAGGCAAATTCAAGTGGAGGCTTTGAAGACGCTTCGTGGATTATTAGAGCGAGTAGGTTTAACCCAGGAAGACTTATTTTAA
- a CDS encoding YebC/PmpR family DNA-binding transcriptional regulator, which translates to MAGHSKWANIKFRKGAQDAKRGKIFTKLIREITVAARMGGGEESSNPRLRDAISKALKANMKRDTIDNAIKRGAGGLDGANMMEMRYEGYGPGGVAILVDCLSDNKNRTVSEVRHAFTKHGGNLGTDGSVAYLFNKQGEILLAAGQPEDRAMEIAIEAGADDVVVEDNHIEIITAADNYHHVLAAIQEAGYEVEQSHLTMRAQTTVPLNKETAESLMKLVDMLEDLDDVQEVHSNAELPEALFETA; encoded by the coding sequence ATGGCAGGACATAGTAAGTGGGCTAATATCAAGTTTCGTAAAGGGGCTCAAGACGCCAAACGAGGAAAGATTTTTACCAAGCTTATTCGTGAAATTACAGTTGCGGCCAGAATGGGTGGAGGAGAGGAGTCTTCAAATCCCCGATTACGAGATGCAATTAGTAAGGCATTAAAAGCTAATATGAAGCGAGATACCATTGATAATGCGATTAAGCGAGGAGCTGGTGGTTTAGATGGCGCAAATATGATGGAAATGCGTTATGAAGGTTATGGGCCTGGTGGTGTGGCTATCCTTGTGGATTGTTTATCTGATAATAAAAATCGTACAGTATCTGAAGTTAGACATGCTTTTACAAAGCATGGAGGAAACTTGGGCACAGACGGCTCTGTAGCGTATTTATTTAACAAGCAGGGGGAAATTCTTCTTGCTGCAGGACAACCTGAAGATCGTGCTATGGAAATTGCTATAGAAGCGGGTGCGGATGATGTAGTAGTCGAAGATAATCACATTGAAATTATAACCGCAGCAGACAATTATCATCATGTTTTGGCAGCTATTCAGGAAGCAGGTTATGAGGTGGAGCAATCTCATTTAACGATGCGCGCGCAAACAACGGTTCCTTTGAATAAAGAAACTGCTGAAAGCTTAATGAAATTAGTAGATATGCTTGAAGATTTGGATGACGTACAGGAAGTTCATAGTAATGCTGAACTGCCTGAGGCTTTGTTTGAAACTGCCTGA
- the ruvA gene encoding Holliday junction branch migration protein RuvA — protein MIGWLNGQIVDKHQPGKLVINVNGVGYDVETSLHTFFQLETQSGAIGLHIHTVVREDALQLFGFLDKEERALFRALIKVNGIGPKLAIAILSSITPIEFIQCIEEQNSLLLTKLPGIGKKTAERLLVEMRDSIKQLSPQMMISPPGVQKPPLKQEQSEAISALEALGYKQQEAVKVIKKIDDGNKSCEQLIRQALQLLASR, from the coding sequence ATGATAGGTTGGCTAAATGGACAAATTGTTGATAAACATCAACCTGGGAAGTTAGTGATTAACGTGAATGGAGTAGGCTATGATGTGGAAACTTCATTACATACCTTTTTCCAGCTTGAAACCCAATCTGGTGCCATAGGTTTGCACATACACACGGTGGTTCGCGAAGATGCCTTACAGTTGTTTGGATTTTTAGATAAAGAGGAAAGAGCATTATTCAGAGCGCTCATTAAAGTAAATGGTATTGGCCCCAAATTGGCCATAGCGATATTATCCAGCATTACTCCCATTGAATTTATTCAATGCATCGAAGAGCAAAATTCCCTACTGCTAACCAAGCTTCCGGGAATAGGCAAGAAAACCGCAGAGCGATTGCTAGTTGAAATGAGAGATAGCATTAAGCAACTCTCTCCACAGATGATGATTAGCCCCCCTGGTGTACAGAAACCTCCGCTGAAGCAGGAGCAAAGTGAAGCGATTAGTGCTTTGGAAGCTTTAGGATATAAGCAGCAAGAAGCAGTGAAAGTGATTAAGAAAATTGATGATGGAAATAAAAGTTGCGAACAATTGATTCGTCAGGCGCTACAATTATTGGCTAGTCGATAA
- the surE gene encoding 5'/3'-nucleotidase SurE, whose product MRILVSNDDGVNSPGIRALANEMSHIGEAIVIAPDRNRSGASNSLTLSRPLRIRQMDNGYYSVEGTPTDCVHLAVTGFLKPAVDIVVSGINDGANLGDDILYSGTVAAAIEGRFLGLPAIAFSMVGDNIQNYDAAAIIARKLVLKLTANMLPSQTILNVNIPDLPLDKIKGIEVTRLGTRHGAEPVIKEYDPRGRPIYWIGPPGMEADAGPGTDFYAINQCYVSITPLQLDLTHYKVFDQLSAWVETINLE is encoded by the coding sequence ATGCGAATTTTAGTAAGTAATGATGATGGTGTTAATTCTCCGGGAATACGTGCTTTAGCCAATGAAATGTCGCATATTGGAGAGGCCATAGTTATTGCACCTGATAGAAATCGTAGTGGTGCCAGTAACTCTCTAACTTTGAGCCGGCCTCTGCGTATTCGGCAAATGGATAATGGTTATTACAGCGTTGAAGGAACTCCCACCGATTGTGTACACCTTGCTGTGACAGGATTTTTAAAACCTGCTGTAGATATCGTTGTTTCAGGAATTAATGACGGTGCTAATCTGGGGGACGATATTCTTTATTCCGGCACTGTCGCTGCTGCAATAGAAGGTCGTTTTCTGGGCCTGCCGGCTATAGCTTTCTCTATGGTTGGTGATAATATTCAAAACTATGATGCAGCTGCCATTATTGCCCGTAAATTAGTATTAAAGTTAACTGCAAATATGCTGCCTTCTCAGACTATTCTCAATGTGAATATTCCTGACTTGCCTTTGGATAAAATTAAGGGAATAGAAGTTACTCGTTTGGGTACACGGCATGGCGCTGAGCCAGTTATTAAGGAATATGACCCGCGCGGCCGCCCTATTTATTGGATAGGACCTCCTGGCATGGAGGCAGACGCTGGTCCAGGAACAGATTTTTATGCAATAAATCAATGTTATGTGTCAATCACGCCCCTACAACTTGATTTAACCCATTATAAAGTCTTTGATCAACTTTCTGCATGGGTCGAAACAATTAATCTGGAATAA
- a CDS encoding peptidoglycan DD-metalloendopeptidase family protein, whose translation MYRLGVLLLFLLLGGCESRTTLAPVEELKWHPYGKQSSVYTVRRGDTLYSIAFRYDTDFRALAAFNHLRSPYTVRVGQVLRIGSAPVPHKTVFHRQQTARKPLYLTKRTTIKKGTSKIIPKDRWTPSAANQHWIWPVNGRVATRFAPQQGKKGIDIAGKKGEKIRAASSGIVAYSGNGLSGYGNLIIIKHNNQFLTAYGNNLHNLVREGQKVKAGQIIAEMGVIDRRFWGVHFEIRRAGKPVNPLNYLGRG comes from the coding sequence ATGTATAGATTAGGTGTATTATTGCTTTTTTTGTTGTTGGGAGGGTGTGAGTCCAGAACTACCCTGGCACCCGTTGAAGAGCTGAAATGGCATCCCTATGGCAAGCAATCCTCTGTCTATACGGTTCGACGCGGTGACACGTTGTATTCTATAGCTTTTCGTTACGATACCGATTTTAGAGCGCTTGCAGCCTTTAACCATTTACGAAGCCCCTATACAGTAAGAGTAGGACAGGTTCTGCGTATAGGTTCTGCTCCTGTTCCTCACAAAACTGTTTTTCATCGACAGCAAACCGCAAGAAAACCTCTCTATTTAACAAAAAGAACTACAATTAAAAAAGGGACGTCAAAAATTATCCCTAAAGACAGGTGGACGCCATCAGCTGCTAATCAACACTGGATTTGGCCTGTGAATGGTCGTGTAGCCACCAGGTTTGCACCACAGCAGGGTAAAAAAGGCATAGATATTGCTGGTAAAAAAGGGGAGAAAATCCGAGCCGCTTCCAGTGGTATTGTAGCTTATTCAGGAAACGGTTTATCGGGGTATGGCAACTTGATTATTATTAAACATAATAACCAGTTTCTTACAGCCTATGGTAATAATTTACATAATTTAGTAAGGGAAGGACAAAAAGTTAAAGCTGGGCAAATTATTGCCGAAATGGGAGTTATTGATAGACGATTTTGGGGGGTGCATTTTGAAATCAGAAGGGCAGGAAAACCAGTAAACCCTCTGAATTATTTAGGAAGAGGTTAA
- a CDS encoding NAD-dependent malic enzyme, translating to MLDFKVVRDEQTGELIMETSICGKPLLTTPQLNKSTAFTQEERRAFGLLGKLPHRVETLDEQVKRAYLQYSSYSSRLQQNIYLNNLHDKNQVLFYKLISKHLGEMLPTIYTPIVGTAVKRYSHEYRQPRGLYIAHSDKNQIEEIINNRTNPEIDLIVVTDGEGVLGIGDQGIGGMDIPVAKLMVYSLCGGIDPIRTLPVFLDVGTNNQNLLNDPLYLGCQHPRINTAEYDDFIHTFVNTIHKHFPNAFLHWEDLGRNNARRILDKFHDKLCTFNDDIQGTGAVTLSALLAACDVTGVKLEDHRILVFGAGSAGTGISDQIVDAMARRGLSKEEAYDRFWLIDRQGLLIDSDLELTEAQKPYARKAAEVADWEHPGRQYPSLTDTVRQIKPTILIGCSAQPGAFSQDIIETMSATCERPIIFPLSNPDEKCEAHPADIMNWSQGKALIATGTAFPAVEYQNRLLQIAQCNNALVFPGIGLGILAIKAKRLSKGMIWAAASTLSEHAPSKKDSFLPLLPSLDDAQTVAKQIAIAVAHTAINENLAQINQNVDLEQLINDLFWEPRYLPFRKTESCK from the coding sequence ATGCTAGATTTTAAAGTAGTTCGTGATGAGCAAACCGGGGAACTCATCATGGAAACCTCAATTTGCGGCAAACCCCTGTTAACCACACCTCAATTGAATAAGAGTACCGCTTTTACTCAGGAAGAGCGCCGAGCTTTTGGATTATTAGGAAAATTACCGCATCGCGTTGAAACGTTGGATGAGCAAGTAAAACGTGCCTATTTGCAATATTCCAGCTACAGTTCCAGGCTACAGCAAAATATTTATCTAAATAATTTACATGATAAAAATCAGGTTCTTTTTTATAAATTAATTAGTAAACACCTAGGAGAAATGTTACCAACTATCTACACCCCTATTGTAGGAACAGCAGTCAAGCGCTATAGCCATGAATATCGTCAACCTCGAGGGCTTTATATTGCTCATTCAGACAAAAATCAAATTGAAGAAATTATTAATAATCGTACAAATCCTGAGATTGATTTAATCGTTGTCACTGATGGAGAAGGCGTTCTTGGAATTGGCGATCAGGGTATTGGTGGTATGGACATCCCTGTCGCAAAATTGATGGTATATTCTTTATGTGGCGGCATTGATCCGATAAGAACACTGCCTGTGTTTTTGGATGTAGGGACTAATAATCAAAATTTACTTAATGATCCACTTTATCTGGGTTGTCAACATCCACGGATTAATACCGCAGAGTATGATGATTTTATTCATACTTTCGTCAATACTATCCATAAGCATTTTCCCAATGCCTTTCTTCACTGGGAAGATTTGGGACGCAACAATGCCAGACGCATTCTGGATAAATTCCACGATAAATTGTGTACCTTTAATGATGATATTCAGGGTACAGGCGCTGTGACTCTTTCTGCTTTGTTAGCAGCCTGTGATGTAACAGGCGTGAAGCTTGAGGATCACCGTATTCTTGTTTTCGGTGCAGGTTCTGCTGGCACAGGAATTAGTGATCAGATTGTTGACGCCATGGCTCGTCGCGGCTTAAGTAAAGAAGAAGCGTATGATCGTTTTTGGTTAATTGATCGCCAAGGTTTGCTAATTGATTCAGATCTTGAATTAACCGAAGCACAAAAACCCTATGCGCGTAAAGCCGCAGAGGTTGCTGATTGGGAACACCCGGGTAGACAGTATCCGTCGTTAACCGATACGGTGCGACAAATTAAACCAACTATTTTAATTGGTTGCTCAGCACAGCCTGGAGCATTTTCTCAGGATATTATTGAAACAATGAGTGCCACTTGCGAGCGACCAATTATTTTCCCTCTCTCTAATCCTGATGAAAAATGCGAAGCACATCCTGCTGATATTATGAATTGGAGCCAGGGAAAAGCGTTAATAGCTACAGGAACTGCCTTTCCTGCCGTTGAATATCAGAATCGTCTGTTACAAATTGCTCAGTGCAATAATGCACTGGTATTTCCGGGTATTGGATTAGGCATTCTGGCGATTAAAGCCAAAAGACTCTCAAAGGGAATGATTTGGGCTGCAGCATCGACACTAAGCGAACATGCGCCGAGTAAGAAAGACAGCTTTTTACCATTGCTTCCTTCATTGGATGATGCCCAAACTGTTGCCAAACAAATTGCCATTGCCGTGGCGCATACAGCAATTAATGAAAATCTGGCGCAGATCAATCAGAATGTCGATTTGGAGCAACTCATTAATGATCTATTTTGGGAACCCAGATATTTGCCTTTTAGAAAAACTGAATCATGTAAATAA
- the ruvC gene encoding crossover junction endodeoxyribonuclease RuvC: MSIILGIDPGSRVTGYGVIKEEGRKIHYIDSGCIRTSDGELSQRLLQIFDGICQLMESYNPNEVAIEQVFLHQNPNSALKLGHARGAAMVAAASHRIKISEYSPREIKQSVVGYGAAQKEQVKHMVVKLLMLNNAPQSDAADALAIAICHCHMRHNLALTQRSRHFRRRAR, translated from the coding sequence ATGAGTATTATTCTGGGGATTGATCCTGGTTCTCGGGTGACAGGTTATGGGGTTATTAAGGAAGAGGGACGCAAAATCCACTATATTGACAGTGGTTGTATTCGTACCTCGGATGGGGAATTAAGTCAGCGTTTGTTGCAAATTTTTGACGGTATTTGTCAATTGATGGAGAGTTATAATCCGAATGAAGTTGCAATAGAACAGGTATTTTTGCATCAGAATCCTAACTCTGCTCTTAAACTGGGTCATGCTAGAGGAGCAGCGATGGTTGCTGCTGCATCTCATCGTATAAAGATTAGTGAATACTCCCCTCGTGAGATTAAACAGTCGGTCGTGGGTTATGGTGCTGCACAAAAAGAGCAGGTAAAGCATATGGTAGTCAAATTGTTAATGCTTAATAATGCGCCACAAAGTGATGCTGCAGATGCTTTGGCTATTGCTATCTGTCATTGTCATATGCGCCATAATTTAGCATTAACACAGCGCTCACGGCATTTCAGGAGGCGTGCACGATGA
- a CDS encoding ABC transporter permease → MLKIPLTVKSLIRDWRSGELTLLFLALITAMTCISALNIFAGRVNEQLTKQASHFLGADLVIKSSFSINEAWIQKAQTLGLKQSLSLSFLTMVEHNENLQLAQVKAVKNPFPLLGELRVASQLHSPGIKLVTAPKRGTVWLAPRLFPSLKLKVGQQLMVGAASLTVAGVLIEEPGQTGDWFNISPRILMNWQDVPGTQVVQTGSNVAYRWLLAGSRDQLMALKAYIMPQLTEQQELIDSTTTNPSVHQIIQRTLNYLNLGTLMSLVLAGVAISMASMRYSMRHMQQVAVLRCFGASQYQILKIYLGSLLLLGILACLLGIGLGYAVQPLLMQWLRGLLPQFDNRIPLKPAFFSLAIGLIVLLVFSSINILKLRHITAANIFRRQHLSASTTWSGYSLAFLLLGLLAYFYTNSWRLTLTVLFGCSFFIGLVTSSLWLIFNSLSKARHYIHINWRFGFANIARNFGNSALQVIGIGLALTAMLSLFILRNDLLKSWQQQRIENSANYFLINIEPTQVNRIAKFLTVKAIDVSAFYPMVKGRLIAINNESVQKIFGDKVEKINVLRRELNLSWTTSLPPGNKILEGGWDPKQQKAWVSVEKGMMERLNLALGDKISFRIGDKIITAVITSMRSVNWATFNPNFFTLFKPGLLNDLPQTYIASMYLIPAQQTLLNELVVQFPNITIIDIASILEKIQFIFANTAKAINFISFFGLLVGLIIVVLAMLSFAGVKQQETHILKILGMGKSQLLWIQSSESLLIGFYAGLMAVLTASLINNYLAKVVLELDFAFPWKLMLIIPIAAALFTVLVNSLVLRSQYQQKGLTRMNNWEV, encoded by the coding sequence ATGTTAAAGATTCCCTTAACCGTCAAGTCACTTATTCGTGATTGGCGAAGCGGTGAATTAACATTGCTGTTTCTTGCTTTAATCACAGCAATGACCTGTATCAGTGCGTTAAACATTTTTGCGGGACGAGTCAATGAGCAACTAACTAAACAAGCCTCTCATTTTCTGGGTGCTGATTTGGTAATTAAAAGCAGCTTTTCTATCAATGAAGCTTGGATTCAAAAAGCCCAAACTTTGGGATTAAAACAATCGTTATCCTTATCGTTTCTAACGATGGTAGAACATAATGAAAACCTGCAACTTGCCCAAGTGAAAGCCGTTAAAAATCCTTTTCCTTTATTAGGGGAGTTAAGAGTGGCGTCACAGTTACATAGCCCCGGCATTAAGTTAGTTACAGCACCCAAACGAGGAACAGTATGGTTGGCTCCCCGACTTTTTCCATCCTTAAAGCTCAAGGTAGGGCAGCAGTTAATGGTTGGTGCAGCTTCATTGACAGTAGCTGGTGTGTTAATTGAAGAGCCGGGTCAAACAGGAGACTGGTTTAATATTTCCCCCCGCATTTTAATGAATTGGCAGGACGTCCCTGGTACTCAGGTCGTACAAACCGGTAGCAACGTGGCTTACCGTTGGTTACTGGCGGGTTCTAGGGATCAGTTAATGGCATTAAAGGCTTACATAATGCCTCAGTTAACGGAACAACAAGAATTGATAGACAGCACTACCACTAATCCTTCAGTTCACCAAATTATTCAGCGAACCCTAAATTATCTTAATTTAGGCACATTAATGAGTTTGGTTTTGGCTGGAGTAGCTATTAGTATGGCTAGTATGCGCTACAGTATGAGGCATATGCAACAAGTAGCGGTGCTTCGCTGTTTTGGTGCTTCACAGTATCAGATTTTAAAAATTTATTTAGGGAGTCTTTTGCTTTTAGGGATATTGGCTTGTCTCCTTGGGATAGGGCTGGGTTATGCAGTGCAACCCTTACTAATGCAATGGCTGCGTGGATTACTACCGCAGTTCGATAATCGTATTCCATTAAAGCCAGCTTTTTTTAGTTTGGCAATTGGCTTAATCGTGTTGCTGGTCTTTTCTTCTATTAATATTCTGAAATTGCGTCATATTACCGCCGCCAATATTTTTCGCAGACAACACTTATCTGCCAGTACAACCTGGTCAGGGTATAGTTTGGCTTTCTTGCTTCTGGGGTTGTTAGCTTATTTTTACACAAATTCCTGGCGGCTTACCCTAACTGTGTTGTTTGGATGTAGTTTTTTTATCGGTTTGGTCACTAGCTCGTTATGGCTAATTTTTAATAGCCTTTCAAAAGCCAGACATTATATCCATATTAACTGGCGCTTTGGTTTTGCCAATATTGCTCGTAATTTCGGTAACAGCGCTTTACAAGTTATTGGCATCGGTTTGGCATTAACGGCTATGCTAAGTTTATTTATACTAAGAAATGATCTTTTAAAAAGCTGGCAACAACAACGGATAGAGAATAGTGCTAATTATTTCCTTATTAATATTGAGCCGACTCAAGTCAATCGCATTGCCAAATTTTTGACAGTCAAGGCGATTGACGTGTCTGCTTTCTACCCAATGGTGAAAGGACGTTTAATTGCTATTAACAATGAATCAGTACAAAAAATTTTTGGCGATAAAGTAGAGAAAATCAATGTGCTTAGAAGAGAGCTTAATCTCTCCTGGACTACCTCTCTTCCTCCTGGTAATAAAATTTTAGAGGGAGGATGGGATCCCAAGCAGCAGAAGGCTTGGGTTTCCGTTGAAAAAGGGATGATGGAAAGGCTTAATCTGGCTCTAGGAGATAAAATCAGCTTCAGAATAGGCGATAAAATTATTACTGCGGTAATAACCAGTATGCGTTCCGTTAACTGGGCTACGTTTAATCCTAATTTTTTTACGCTCTTTAAGCCGGGCCTTTTAAATGATTTACCACAAACCTATATTGCCAGCATGTATTTAATACCTGCACAGCAAACTTTGCTGAATGAGCTTGTTGTCCAATTTCCCAATATCACCATCATTGATATTGCAAGCATTCTTGAAAAAATTCAGTTCATTTTTGCAAATACGGCGAAGGCAATTAATTTTATAAGTTTTTTTGGTTTGCTCGTCGGTCTGATTATAGTGGTACTAGCAATGCTTTCATTCGCTGGAGTCAAGCAGCAAGAAACTCATATTCTTAAAATTTTGGGAATGGGGAAAAGCCAATTATTATGGATTCAAAGCAGTGAATCCTTACTTATCGGGTTTTATGCCGGATTAATGGCAGTTCTTACAGCAAGTCTTATTAATAATTATCTGGCCAAAGTAGTATTGGAGCTTGATTTTGCTTTTCCCTGGAAATTAATGCTAATTATTCCTATTGCAGCTGCACTGTTTACAGTGTTAGTAAACAGTTTGGTTTTAAGAAGTCAATATCAGCAGAAAGGATTAACTCGAATGAACAATTGGGAAGTTTAA
- the hmgA gene encoding homogentisate 1,2-dioxygenase, which translates to MYLAGFGNYHQTEAISGALPKEQNSPQQCAFGLYAEQLSGSAFTRPRHVNLRSWLYRILPSVVQEDYQPYEKSIAINPASLQPPNPMRWAPLPKLSESKDFVDGLFYLAGNKSANAFIYQCNQSMKKRYFSNSDGEMLLVPYIGELLIHTEFGQLSIEPGKIAVIPRGIKFRVDLGSELAAGYLCENMGSPFVLPQLGPIGSNGLANPRHFLYPVAAFENIQGEIQLLCKYQQKLWSAQSNHSPLNVVAWHGNYAPYSYDLALFNTINTVSFDHPDPSIFTVLTSESNSPGVANLDFVIFPPRWMVAEHTFRPPYFHRNVMSELMGLIKGEYDAKKEGFLPGGVSIHNYMTAHGPDADTYKQVIQEELKPTRYQNTLAFMFEAKHPWLVSEQALSHPSREIKYSTCWQHLPCNFTET; encoded by the coding sequence GTGTATTTAGCAGGATTCGGTAATTATCATCAAACGGAAGCCATTTCAGGAGCTTTACCCAAGGAGCAAAATTCTCCCCAACAATGTGCATTTGGCCTTTATGCTGAACAGCTCAGTGGAAGTGCTTTTACTCGACCACGACATGTCAACTTGCGCAGCTGGTTGTACCGTATTCTTCCTTCTGTTGTGCAGGAGGATTATCAACCTTATGAAAAAAGTATTGCTATCAACCCTGCCAGTCTGCAGCCACCGAATCCTATGCGATGGGCACCTCTTCCCAAACTCTCTGAGTCCAAGGATTTTGTAGATGGATTATTTTACTTAGCTGGCAATAAATCGGCGAATGCCTTTATTTACCAATGCAATCAATCCATGAAAAAACGCTATTTCAGTAACAGTGATGGTGAAATGCTGTTAGTTCCCTATATAGGAGAACTTCTTATTCACACGGAGTTTGGCCAGCTTTCAATTGAACCTGGAAAAATAGCGGTTATTCCACGGGGCATAAAATTTAGAGTGGATTTAGGTTCGGAGTTAGCAGCAGGCTATCTCTGTGAAAATATGGGAAGCCCTTTTGTTTTACCTCAACTAGGACCTATTGGTTCCAATGGTTTAGCCAATCCACGCCACTTTCTTTATCCTGTGGCTGCCTTTGAGAATATTCAGGGGGAGATTCAACTATTATGCAAATACCAACAAAAACTTTGGAGTGCACAATCAAATCATTCCCCTTTAAATGTAGTCGCATGGCATGGTAATTATGCACCTTATAGCTACGACTTGGCTTTGTTTAATACCATCAATACCGTAAGTTTTGATCACCCTGATCCATCGATTTTTACTGTGTTAACTTCCGAGAGTAATTCCCCGGGGGTAGCCAATCTGGATTTTGTAATTTTTCCTCCTCGCTGGATGGTCGCTGAGCATACTTTTAGACCGCCCTATTTTCATCGAAATGTCATGAGTGAACTGATGGGGTTAATTAAAGGAGAATATGACGCCAAAAAAGAAGGTTTTTTACCGGGTGGCGTTAGTATTCATAACTACATGACGGCTCACGGACCTGATGCTGATACTTATAAGCAGGTGATTCAGGAAGAGTTGAAACCCACTCGCTACCAAAATACCCTGGCATTTATGTTTGAAGCCAAACATCCCTGGTTAGTGAGTGAGCAAGCATTATCACACCCTTCAAGAGAAATAAAATATTCGACGTGTTGGCAACATTTGCCTTGCAATTTTACTGAAACCTAG